From a region of the Malania oleifera isolate guangnan ecotype guangnan chromosome 12, ASM2987363v1, whole genome shotgun sequence genome:
- the LOC131144770 gene encoding uncharacterized protein LOC131144770, with translation MRVASLSLSLSSRSSMEEAKDDVHLIRLAIERLMEEKKNYSANDSGDDFVADDDDGRLLQRLLSQLESLKRESSVLTEPEPSAGPKETPSAVQKKDVKSNTADKLDDSNTEIGAEEIVKELKKVKRQNSITHWLLSTMLLLTFAWQLSEITLILKVKNGLSHPFKSFGGMLFGMLKGPGINGQDSEKQSSTTKQLHIEAPSPLPIEIPELPQVDIPVLGLNVKDN, from the exons ATGCGggttgcctctctctctctctctctctcgtcaagATCATCCATGGAAGAAGCCAAGGACGATGTCCACCTCATCCGCCTCGCGATTGAACGACTAATGGAGGAGAAGAAGAACTACAGCGCCAATGACTCCGGCGATGACTTCGTCGCCGACGACGATGACGGCCGTCTTCTCCAAAGGTTACTTTCCCAG TTGGAATCATTAAAACGAGAGAGCAGTGTGCTTACGGAACCTGAACCATCTGCCGGACCAAAGGAGACACCTTCTGCAGTTCAAAAGAAGGATGTGAAGAGTAATACTGCAGATAAATTGGATGATAGTAACACTGAAATTGGAGCAGAAGAGATAGTGAAAGAGCTTAAAAAGGTCAAGAGACAGAATTCTATTACCCACTGGCTTCTTTCAACCATGCTTCTCCTCACATTTGCTTGGCAACTATCAGAAATCACCCTCATTTTGAAAGTTAAAAATGGATTGAGCCACCCATTTAAATCTTTCGGAGGTATGCTCTTTGGGATGCTGAAAGGCCCTGGTATAAATGGCCAGGATTCAGAGAAACAGTCCTCAACTACAAAGCAACTCCACATCGAAGCCCCTTCGCCCCTGCCTATTGAAATTCCTGAGCTTCCCCAGGTGGATATACCGGTTTTGGGTTTAAATGTAAAAGACAACTAA